tttcttctttctatatAGTTCCTATAGATCCCAACTTTGAGATATTTGACTCTTCATCATTTGAGGAGGAGGAGGGGATAATTTTAGCTCTTGCTATTGAAGAAGAACACTTGGGTAATGAAAGAGGCTCAACATCGCATCGTCGGTCTATTTCCCGTCGTGCATTCATTCCAAGAAATTTGCTTGAAGGCCATCAATGCCTCTTTCAAGAATATTTTTCTGAGTCCCCGACGTATCCACTGAATTTATTCCGCAGGAGGTTTCGAATGCAACGTCATCTTTTCTTGCGTATTCAAGCCAAAGTCGAAGCATATGAACCATATTTCGTCCATAGAAGAGATGCTGCTAAAAGACTGGGTCATTCCTCGCTTCAAAAAATAACTGCTGCAATGAGAATATTAGCATATGGAGTCTCTGGAGATTTTGCAGATGAATACTTGCGGATTGCAGAAAATACAGCAACCGAGTGTTTGAAAAAATTCGTTAAGGCTATCATTGGCATATTCTCCCATGAATACTTAAGATCCCCAAATAAGAACGATATAGCTAGATTGTGCGCAGTTGGAGATAGTCGTGGGTTTCCTGGGATGTTAGGAAGTATTGATTGCATGCATTGGAAATGGAAAAATTGTCCAAGTGCTTGGAAAGGAATGTATCGTGGTCATATTCACGAGCCAACTATAATTTTAGAAGCTGTAGCGTCATATGACCTCTGGATATGTCATGCATTTTTTGGATTGCCAGGCTCCCATAATGATATTAATGTCCTAGAACACTCTTCTATTTTTAGAGAGCTTTCTGAAGGACATGCTCCAAAGGTCAACTACTCAATAAATGGAAATGACTATTCGATGGGCTACTATCTTGCCGATGGTATATATCCTTCATGGTCAACATTTGTCAAAACAATTCATGCTCCACATGGCCGTAAAAATAAACATTTTGCTGCAACTCAAGAATCAGCAAGAAAAGATGTAGAACGAGCTTTTGGAGTGCTTCAAGCTCGATTTGCTATTGTACGTGGACCGACACGATTTTATGATCAACAAACACTTAAGGAGATTATGATGGCATGCATTATTTTGCATAATATGATCGTAGAAGACAAGCGATATACTTATCTTCGAGTAGAAGACTTTGTTTATGAACAAAGCGATGAAATAACCGAAGAGCCTATGTCCCATGAGCATACAAATGAATTTGTAAACTTCATTAAACGCCATCATCACATTCGAGATCGAGGAATTCATTTTCAACTCCAGTCGGATCTTATTGAATATTTATGGGAAATATATAGTAAATCTTAAGTATTTGCATTTTATATATTACCATGTTTAGGCTAATATTTGTGTTCttattttgaggaagatgtaactttagtttctttcttttcactATGTTAAGCCTAATATTGTATTTTTgtcttgttttattgtatttcctTGGGATATAAAATATGTAATCTTGAATTCAAGATATTAATCATCAAGTCAAAAATATTGCCTTTTACATTAGGAAGCTTTTACAACCAATATAAACTATTGCAATAAGCATTTTATGCAAAAAAGTTTCTTTCAAGAATAAAAATTTTCATCATTCAAGTGTTCTATACAAAAAAGTTATCAAAAGTAACCATCATTGAGCTTTTGTTTTGTACAATGCAAATTTCTACATAGAA
The Humulus lupulus chromosome 6, drHumLupu1.1, whole genome shotgun sequence DNA segment above includes these coding regions:
- the LOC133785959 gene encoding uncharacterized protein LOC133785959, coding for MQRHLFLRIQAKVEAYEPYFVHRRDAAKRLGHSSLQKITAAMRILAYGVSGDFADEYLRIAENTATECLKKFVKAIIGIFSHEYLRSPNKNDIARLCAVGDSRGFPGMLGSIDCMHWKWKNCPSAWKGMYRGHIHEPTIILEAVASYDLWICHAFFGLPGSHNDINVLEHSSIFRELSEGHAPKVNYSINGNDYSMGYYLADGIYPSWSTFVKTIHAPHGRKNKHFAATQESARKDVERAFGVLQARFAIVRGPTRFYDQQTLKEIMMACIILHNMIVEDKRYTYLRVEDFVYEQSDEITEEPMSHEHTNEFVNFIKRHHHIRDRGIHFQLQSDLIEYLWEIYSKS